CGAACGGGATGGTCTTGAAATAGCCCATCAAGAGCCAGGTCGAGAACGGGATCAGGATCGTCGGATAGGTCAGGATCAGCGCCAGCGGCGAGTCGAACAGGCCGTACTGGAACACGACGGTCGCGAGCGGAATGAACAGGATCGACGGCGGCACCAGATAGGCCAGGAAGATCAGGCCGCCGACGAGGTTGGCGCCCTTGTAGCGCAGCCGCACGATCGCATAGGCCGCGAGCACGCTCGCGATGATCGACAGCACGGTGGCGCCGATCGCCACATACATCGTGTTCCAGAGCCAATGCGGATAGTAGCTCTCGAACAGCAGCTTGTGGATGTGCTTGAAGGTCGGATTCCAGGTCCAGAACGGATTGTACTTGTCGAGGTCGAGCAGCTGGTCGTCCGGCTTGATCGCCGTCAGCCCCATCCAATAGAACGGGAACAGCAGGATGATGACGATGATCGACAGCGGGATGTAGAGCGTCACGATCCGCCGCGGCACCGACTGCAGATAGCTCATGCCCTCGCTGTTGTCGACGCGCGCCGACGTCGACAGGATGGACTTGAGATCGACCTTTTGGGCGGGGAGATCAGTCATTGCTCTCTCCTTGGCGCGCGCGGGGCCTGCCCCGTTCGCGCAAAGAAACCGGCCCGGCGGCAGAGATCAGTCATTGCTCTCTCCCTGTTGCCACTTCCTGCGCTGCAAGCCGAACCAGGACACCATGATCGCGGCGAGCAGGAACGGGATCATCGCGCTCGAGATCGCCGCGCCCTCGCCCAGCTGCCCCGCGATGATCGCGCGCTGGTAGGACAGCGTCGCCATCAGATGCGTGGCGTTGACCGGGCCGCCGCGGGTCATTGCCCAGATCAGCTGGAAATCGGTGAAGGTGAACAACACCGAGAAGGTCATCACGACCGCGATGATCGGCGTCAGCAAGGGATAGGTGATGAAGCGGAACATCTGCCAGCGCGAGGCGCCGTCGAGCGTCGCCGCCTCATAGAGCGAAGGTTGCACGGTCTGCAGGCCGGCCAGCAGCGTGATCGCGACGAACGGCACGCCGCGCCAGATGTTGGCGAAGATCACGCAGATGCGGGCCCAGGTGGTGTCGCCGAGGAAATTGATGTTCTGGGTGATCAGGCCGAGGTGCTTCAGCGACCATGAGATGATCGAGAACTGCGAATCGAAGATCCACCAGAACGCCAGCGCCGACAGCACGGTCGGCACGATGAACGGGATCAGCACCGCGGCGCGCAGCAGCGCCTTGAACGGCATGCGCTCGTTCAGCAGCAGCGCGAGATAGAGCCCGACCGCAAATTTTATCGCGCTCGCGATGAAGGTGTAGAGCAGCGTGTTGAACACCGACAGCCAGAAGATTGAATCGTCCCACAGCCACTCATAATTCTCGGTGCCGATGAAATGACCGACGCGGCCAATGCGGGTGTCGGTGAAGGACAGCCAGACCCCGAGCCCCAGCGGATAGGCCAGGAAGAAGATCAGGAACGCCAGCGCCGGCAACATGAACCAGAAGCCGAGCCAGTTCTTGTTGTGGCGCAGCTGATCCCAGGCGGTCGCTTCGCGGATTTCCGTCTTCGCACGCGGCGCAAGGGCGATGTCAGCCATAGGCGATGTCCCGATTGCTCAAAGGATTGAGCATGACTACGCAATATTCCAGTGATGGCATTCCAATGATGGCGCGGGCGGCGGTGCTCCGCCGCCCGCGGCCATCACATCAGCGATAGATGCGCTTCAGCTGCCGCTCGGCCTCCGCCATCGCGGTCTTGCCGTCCTTGGCGCCGGTGCAGTAGTTCGCGAACATGTCGACGACGATGAAGTCGGCGATCGCGGTCGCCGCCTTCTCGCCCGGCGTGCCGATGCCGGAGGCCGGCAGCGCGCGCTTCGAGGCCTGGCCGAACACCGCGTTCTTCGGATCTTCCTTCCAGACCGGCGCCGCGTCATAGGCATTGAGCGTGTGGGTGAGATAACCCCGCGCGCCCGACAGCCACTTCTCGAAATTCTCCTTCTCCAGCATGAAGGCGATGAACGCCTTCGCCGCGTTCGGATATTTGCAGAAGTTGAAGGCGAGGATCGGAACCGCGAGCTGCAGCTCGGTCGGCTTGCCGATCGGCCCGACCGGCCACAGCGCGTGGTCGATGTCTTCGGCGAGCTCCTTCTTGCTCGGGTCGTCCTTGGCCGCGACGTAGATCGAGATGCCGTTCGAGGTCAGGTACAATTCGCCGGACAGGAACGCCTTGTTGTTGGAGGAGTCGTTCCAGGATGCGACACCGGGAATGAAGGTCTCCGACAGCGCCTTGGCGTATTCCAGCGCCTTCATCGTCTCTGGCGAGTTGATGATGACCTTGTCGTCCTTGTCGACGGTCCAGCCGTTGAAGCCCCACAGGATGTTGTGCACCCAGGCATTGGCGTCGCCGGTGGCGTGGCCGAGCGCGAAGCCGGCCGGCGTGTTGTTCGCCTTCAGCGCCTTGCAGAGTTCGAGATAGGCCGGGAAATCGGACGGCACCTGCTTGAAGCCGGCCTTCTCGACCGCCGACTTGCGATAGGTCAGATAGCCGCCGATGGTGGCGACGGGAATGCCGAGCCAGTCGTTGCCTTGCTTGCAGGTCTTGGCCGCGGCCTCGGTCCAGCCGCCGTATTTGTTGCCGAGATAATCGGCAACGTCGTTCATCTTGAGGACCTTGGTCGGGAACAGCTGCGGCAGCGTGTGCAGGCCCCAGGCAAGGTCGAGACCCGAGCCGGTGTTGGCGGCGACCGACGCCTTCGGCTGCACGTCCTCGAAGGATTCGCTGAACACGTTCATCTCGGTGCCGGTCGCCGCCTTGAAGGCCGCCACCATGGCATTGAAGGCATCGTCTTCCGCGGGCACGAAGCGCTTCCAGCGCATCACGGTGAGCTTGGCACCGGGCTCCGCCTTCCAGGGCGCGCTCTGCGCCCAGGCCTTGGCGAAGTCAAACAGCGCCGGACCGGTGAGCATCCCGGATGCGGCCAGCGCGGTGCCGCCCTGAAGTAGCGAGCGGCGAGTCAAATCGTGCATCGTCCTTCCTCCCAATGAATGTGTTCTTATTGTTTTTGATCTGGCCTGTTGGTCGGCCATTAGGATCAATCGGTCCGTCAGCTATTCAGTCGTTTCCCCGTCGAATCGTCGAACAGATGGACCAGCGCCGGATCCGGCTTGAGCCGAACCTTGTCGCCGGGGTTGAACAGATGACGCTCGCGGAATACCGCGACGACCTGCTCGCCGCCGAGCTTGGCGAACACCTGGGTCTCCGAGCCGGTCGGCTCGACTACCACGATCTCCGCCTCGGCGCCGTCATCGGCGATGGTGAAATGCTCGGGCCGCACGCCGTAGACCGCGGGCTTGCCATCGGAATTGGCCGGCGCCGATTTCAGCGGCAGCTTGACGCCGTTCGGTCCCTCGAAATACGCCGAGCCGTTCACCTTCACATTGCCCTTGAGGAAATTCATCGCGGGCGAGCCGATGAAACCGGCCACGAACTGGTTCGCCGGCGTGTCGTAGAGTTCGAGCGGCGAGCCCATCTGCTCGACGATGCCGTCGTGCATCACGACGATCTTGTCGGCCATGGTCATGGCCTCGATCTGGTCGTGGGTGACGTAGACGGTCGTGGTCTTCAGCCGCTGGTGCAGCTCCTTGATCTCGGTGCGCATCGCAACGCGCAGCTTGGCGTCGAGGTTCGACAGCGGCTCGTCGAACAGGAACACCTGCGGATCGCGCACGATGGCGCGGCCCATCGCGACGCGCTGGCGCTGGCCGCCGGAGAGCTGGCGCGGATAGCGCTCGAGCAGCGGCGTCAACGCGAGGATTTCCGCGGCGCGCTTGACGCCGGTCGAGATCTCCTCGGGCTTGGCGCCGCGCAGCTTCAGCGAGAAGCCCATGTTGTCGGCGACCGTCATGTGCGGATAGAGCGCGTAGTTCTGGAACACCATGGCAATGTCGCGCTCTTTGGGCTGGACATTGTTGACGACGCGGTCGCCGATCGAGATCGTGCCGGAGGTGATGTTCTCAAGCCCGGCCAGCATGCGGAGCAGGGTCGACTTGCCGCAGCCGGAGGGGCCGACCAGGACGACGAACTCGCCGTCCTCGATCGGGATCGACACGCCGTGCAGGACCTCAAAATTGCCGAACGATTTCCGCACGTCGCGAATCTGGACCGACGACATCCACTTCCCTCCCTCAAGCTCCCGGCGGCGTACGACGAGTGCCGCCACCGCTCTGTTTTGTTCCGGCCGCGCTGGGAGCGCGGCACTGTTAGACCTGCGTTATTGTCCGCAGTTTATCCGGTTTTGGCAATCGTTCGATTAGCAATCGCTTGGTAGCGCTGTCAATATCGGTTTGTCTGCGACGAACGTCGTGATATGAGCGGCAAATGGCCCGAAAGCGCATCACGCCAGGCAAGATCCGGCTCGCCGAAGTCGCGAAGCTCGCCGGTGTCAGTCCGATTACGGCCTCGCGCTTCTTCAGGAATCCGGAAGCACTGTCGGCCGGCAAACGCGCCCGGGTCGAGAGTGCGGCAAAAGAACTCGGCTACGTGCCCAATCTCGCGGCACGCGCGCTTGCGTCGCAGCGCACCGAGGTGATCGGTGTCCTGATCCCGTCGCTGACCAACAACGTGTTCGCCGACGTGCTGCGCGGCATCTATGACGCGCTCGACGGCAGCCGCTACAGCATCCAGCTCGCCAACACCCGCTACAGCATCCTGCAGGAAGAGCGCCTGCTGCGTCTTTTTCTGGCACAGAAGCCGGCCGGGCTGATCATCACCGGCATCAACCAGACCCCAGATTCCCGCCGCATCATGGAGACGGTCGATTGCCCGATCGTGCAAATCATGGAGATCGGTCCCTCTCCGATCGACATGATGATCGGATTCTCGCATTTTGACGCGGCAAAAGCCGCAATCGCCCACCTGCTCGCGCAGGGCAACCGGCGGATCGGCTTCCTCGGCGCGCGGATGGATCCGCGGGTGCAGCGGCGGCTCGACGGCTATCGCGCCGCGATGACCGAGGCCGCGCTGTTCGACCCGCAGCTCATTGTCACGACCGCTATTCCAACCTCGGTGACATTAGGCGGGACGCTGTTTGCCGACCTGCTCGCCAAGGCGCCCGACATCGACGCGGTGTTCTGCGTCAACGACGACCTTGCGCTCGGCGCGCTGTTCGAATGCAAGCGCCGGCACATGGCGGTGCCGGAGCAACTTGCGATCGTCGGCTTCAACGACCTCGAATTCATGGCGTCGAGCGAGCCGACGCTGAGCAGCGTACGCACCAATCGCTACGAAATGGGCAGAAACGCTGCCCTGATGGTGATCGAAACGCTCGAAGGACGCCGGCCGGCCGAGCCTGTCGTCGATCTCGGCTTCAGCGTCATGGAACGCCAAAGCTCGGCGCGACGCA
This Bradyrhizobium sp. CCBAU 53421 DNA region includes the following protein-coding sequences:
- a CDS encoding carbohydrate ABC transporter permease, whose protein sequence is MTDLPAQKVDLKSILSTSARVDNSEGMSYLQSVPRRIVTLYIPLSIIVIILLFPFYWMGLTAIKPDDQLLDLDKYNPFWTWNPTFKHIHKLLFESYYPHWLWNTMYVAIGATVLSIIASVLAAYAIVRLRYKGANLVGGLIFLAYLVPPSILFIPLATVVFQYGLFDSPLALILTYPTILIPFSTWLLMGYFKTIPFELEECALIDGASRWQILIKIVLPLAVPGLISAFIFCFTLCWNEFIYALTFLQSTPNKTVPVAIVNEFVDGDIYRWGSLMAGALCGSLPLVILYAFFVEHYVSAMTGAVKE
- a CDS encoding carbohydrate ABC transporter permease, with amino-acid sequence MADIALAPRAKTEIREATAWDQLRHNKNWLGFWFMLPALAFLIFFLAYPLGLGVWLSFTDTRIGRVGHFIGTENYEWLWDDSIFWLSVFNTLLYTFIASAIKFAVGLYLALLLNERMPFKALLRAAVLIPFIVPTVLSALAFWWIFDSQFSIISWSLKHLGLITQNINFLGDTTWARICVIFANIWRGVPFVAITLLAGLQTVQPSLYEAATLDGASRWQMFRFITYPLLTPIIAVVMTFSVLFTFTDFQLIWAMTRGGPVNATHLMATLSYQRAIIAGQLGEGAAISSAMIPFLLAAIMVSWFGLQRRKWQQGESND
- a CDS encoding ABC transporter substrate-binding protein, producing the protein MHDLTRRSLLQGGTALAASGMLTGPALFDFAKAWAQSAPWKAEPGAKLTVMRWKRFVPAEDDAFNAMVAAFKAATGTEMNVFSESFEDVQPKASVAANTGSGLDLAWGLHTLPQLFPTKVLKMNDVADYLGNKYGGWTEAAAKTCKQGNDWLGIPVATIGGYLTYRKSAVEKAGFKQVPSDFPAYLELCKALKANNTPAGFALGHATGDANAWVHNILWGFNGWTVDKDDKVIINSPETMKALEYAKALSETFIPGVASWNDSSNNKAFLSGELYLTSNGISIYVAAKDDPSKKELAEDIDHALWPVGPIGKPTELQLAVPILAFNFCKYPNAAKAFIAFMLEKENFEKWLSGARGYLTHTLNAYDAAPVWKEDPKNAVFGQASKRALPASGIGTPGEKAATAIADFIVVDMFANYCTGAKDGKTAMAEAERQLKRIYR
- a CDS encoding ABC transporter ATP-binding protein, with protein sequence MSSVQIRDVRKSFGNFEVLHGVSIPIEDGEFVVLVGPSGCGKSTLLRMLAGLENITSGTISIGDRVVNNVQPKERDIAMVFQNYALYPHMTVADNMGFSLKLRGAKPEEISTGVKRAAEILALTPLLERYPRQLSGGQRQRVAMGRAIVRDPQVFLFDEPLSNLDAKLRVAMRTEIKELHQRLKTTTVYVTHDQIEAMTMADKIVVMHDGIVEQMGSPLELYDTPANQFVAGFIGSPAMNFLKGNVKVNGSAYFEGPNGVKLPLKSAPANSDGKPAVYGVRPEHFTIADDGAEAEIVVVEPTGSETQVFAKLGGEQVVAVFRERHLFNPGDKVRLKPDPALVHLFDDSTGKRLNS
- a CDS encoding LacI family DNA-binding transcriptional regulator, which gives rise to MARKRITPGKIRLAEVAKLAGVSPITASRFFRNPEALSAGKRARVESAAKELGYVPNLAARALASQRTEVIGVLIPSLTNNVFADVLRGIYDALDGSRYSIQLANTRYSILQEERLLRLFLAQKPAGLIITGINQTPDSRRIMETVDCPIVQIMEIGPSPIDMMIGFSHFDAAKAAIAHLLAQGNRRIGFLGARMDPRVQRRLDGYRAAMTEAALFDPQLIVTTAIPTSVTLGGTLFADLLAKAPDIDAVFCVNDDLALGALFECKRRHMAVPEQLAIVGFNDLEFMASSEPTLSSVRTNRYEMGRNAALMVIETLEGRRPAEPVVDLGFSVMERQSSARRS